Proteins encoded by one window of Halobaculum halobium:
- the aceA gene encoding isocitrate lyase, which translates to MHPSELDQDVFTKDIDNPQGAKLRRMLDEQDYVFAPGMYHALDARLAEMADLDAAYMSGYSTVLGQFGFPDLEMVTMTEMVENAKRMVEATNLPVIADCDTGYGGTHNVRRAVREYEKAGVAAVHIEDQTTPKRCGHIAGKQIISREKARSRFEAAVDAKQSEDTVVIARTDAYGSANGDWEEHLERGRIYADAGVDLVWPEMPDPSREDAVEYAETIHETHPDLDLAFNYSSSFEWGAEEDPLTFEELGDLGYKYQFITLYALHSGAHAVYEDMQNIAENGAEAQWDLEERYIGHETESHHALSFVDRYQDIETQFDPEAKERIEESEGFAEDRSEPITSNDDD; encoded by the coding sequence ATGCACCCCTCAGAACTCGACCAAGACGTCTTCACGAAGGACATCGACAACCCGCAGGGCGCGAAGCTGCGCCGCATGCTGGACGAACAGGACTACGTCTTCGCCCCCGGCATGTACCACGCGCTCGACGCCCGCCTCGCGGAGATGGCCGACCTCGACGCCGCGTACATGTCCGGCTATTCCACCGTTCTGGGCCAGTTCGGCTTCCCGGACCTGGAGATGGTGACGATGACCGAGATGGTCGAGAACGCCAAGCGCATGGTCGAGGCGACGAACCTGCCGGTCATCGCCGACTGCGACACCGGCTACGGCGGCACCCACAACGTCCGCCGCGCCGTCCGCGAGTACGAGAAGGCCGGCGTCGCCGCCGTCCACATCGAAGACCAGACGACGCCCAAGCGCTGCGGCCACATCGCTGGCAAGCAGATCATCTCCCGCGAGAAGGCCCGCTCGCGCTTCGAGGCGGCCGTCGACGCGAAGCAGAGCGAGGACACGGTCGTCATCGCCCGGACGGACGCCTACGGCTCTGCCAACGGCGACTGGGAGGAGCACCTCGAACGCGGGCGGATCTACGCCGACGCCGGCGTCGACCTCGTCTGGCCGGAGATGCCCGACCCCTCGCGCGAGGACGCCGTCGAGTACGCCGAGACGATCCACGAGACGCACCCCGACTTAGATCTGGCGTTCAACTACTCGTCGTCGTTCGAGTGGGGCGCCGAGGAGGACCCGCTCACGTTCGAGGAGCTGGGCGACCTGGGCTACAAGTACCAGTTCATCACGCTGTACGCCCTGCACTCGGGCGCACACGCGGTCTACGAGGACATGCAGAACATCGCCGAGAACGGCGCCGAGGCCCAGTGGGACCTCGAGGAGCGCTACATCGGCCACGAGACCGAGAGCCACCACGCGCTCTCGTTCGTCGACCGCTATCAGGACATCGAGACGCAGTTCGACCCCGAGGCCAAAGAGCGCATCGAGGAGTCCGAGGGCTTCGCCGAGGACCGCTCCGAGCCGATCACCTCGAACGACGACGACTGA
- a CDS encoding transposase: protein MSLEMEFYCPNCGEDRDFWRVAAMTLHLGEKTKWRCNDCDYGLTRINGDRASPIEA from the coding sequence ATGAGCCTCGAGATGGAGTTCTACTGCCCGAACTGCGGCGAGGACCGCGACTTCTGGCGCGTCGCCGCGATGACGCTGCACCTCGGCGAGAAGACGAAGTGGCGGTGCAACGACTGCGACTACGGTCTCACGCGGATCAACGGCGACCGCGCCTCCCCGATCGAGGCGTAG
- a CDS encoding acyl-CoA thioesterase, with translation MTFETTVPVRYRDLDPMGHVNNAVYATYFEEVRTAFFSEEVGVDLADSRAALASLSIDFRAPIEGTGAVRAAVDVQDVGTTSLTFGYELHFEDRLVAEGETVQVAMGEDGPEPLPDRVRAAAERHVTE, from the coding sequence ATGACATTCGAGACGACGGTTCCGGTCCGCTACCGCGACCTCGACCCGATGGGCCACGTGAACAACGCGGTGTACGCGACCTACTTCGAGGAGGTCCGAACCGCCTTCTTCAGCGAGGAGGTCGGCGTCGACCTGGCCGATTCGCGGGCGGCGCTCGCGTCGCTTTCGATCGACTTTCGCGCTCCCATCGAGGGAACCGGCGCCGTTCGGGCGGCCGTGGACGTGCAAGACGTGGGGACGACCAGTCTCACCTTCGGCTACGAGTTGCACTTCGAGGACCGCCTCGTCGCCGAGGGGGAGACCGTCCAGGTCGCGATGGGCGAAGACGGTCCCGAACCGCTCCCGGACCGGGTCCGCGCGGCCGCCGAACGCCACGTGACCGAATGA
- a CDS encoding MFS transporter, translating to MAVGAGAGVAVPVAAATLLFVPSLPPANPDRNFRAAVDPRRIADVITRPPLAYTTAIAVLCGFTFQAVSSFLAAFLVAHRGLAPSTAATAFGAVFAISAVAQPVNGRVSDALSRDAAVAISVTLAGAAIATLVFVPGTAGIVAGVAVLGAGISWPGPIQARFMDRLTDAERGYGFGLLRTVYMFLAASGSVVTGAVASAAGWAAAYGLVVALLGTCLALLGANRALGLEL from the coding sequence GTGGCCGTCGGCGCGGGCGCGGGCGTCGCGGTCCCCGTTGCCGCCGCGACGCTGCTGTTCGTGCCGTCGTTGCCGCCCGCTAACCCCGATCGAAACTTTCGGGCGGCGGTCGATCCGCGGCGCATCGCCGACGTGATCACTCGACCGCCACTGGCGTACACGACCGCCATCGCCGTGCTGTGCGGGTTCACCTTCCAGGCGGTGTCGTCGTTCCTGGCGGCGTTTCTCGTCGCCCACCGCGGCCTGGCGCCGTCGACGGCGGCGACCGCCTTCGGCGCGGTGTTCGCGATCAGCGCGGTCGCCCAACCAGTGAACGGCCGAGTGTCGGACGCGCTCTCGCGCGACGCCGCCGTCGCGATCAGCGTCACCCTCGCAGGCGCCGCCATCGCGACGCTCGTGTTCGTTCCCGGGACCGCCGGGATCGTCGCCGGCGTCGCGGTGCTCGGTGCGGGGATCTCCTGGCCCGGGCCGATACAGGCGCGGTTCATGGACCGACTGACCGACGCCGAACGGGGCTACGGCTTCGGCCTGCTGCGGACCGTGTACATGTTCCTCGCAGCCTCCGGGTCGGTCGTCACCGGCGCGGTCGCGAGCGCCGCGGGCTGGGCCGCCGCCTACGGACTCGTCGTCGCGCTGCTTGGAACGTGTCTCGCGCTACTCGGCGCGAACCGGGCGCTCGGACTGGAGCTGTGA
- a CDS encoding cold-shock protein: MAKGKVDFFNDTGGYGFIATDDSDDDVFVHMDDIEGGDLEEGEELEFDIETAEKGPRATNVTRL; encoded by the coding sequence ATGGCGAAAGGGAAGGTTGACTTCTTCAACGACACTGGCGGCTACGGTTTCATCGCGACTGACGACTCCGACGACGACGTCTTCGTCCACATGGACGACATCGAGGGCGGCGATCTGGAGGAGGGCGAGGAGCTCGAATTCGACATCGAGACGGCCGAGAAAGGCCCGCGCGCGACGAACGTTACCCGCCTGTAA
- a CDS encoding S9 family peptidase, producing the protein MQHGVDLESYYDLRLLSEVSVSPDGERVAFTAQESDPAADEHRTGLYVAPVDGSRDPHRLTRASSASSPTWGPDGDTLAFLAAREEDLDRKRGRVDDGGDESAADGNGGGDRNGGGNGAGDDGDAEPKPQVWAFDLALGGDARQLTAFEHGVDGVDLAPDGERLVVAARDPTEEEAEYVDQREDGGPIEVTRLQHKRDGAGWLDDVTTYLFVGDLDAEAADAAAFRRLDDAAGAGSAEPLAGLQPAWGPTDRVAFTTCVDENPDDSGAYDVCTIAPDGAERRVVTDGSLRCASPTWSPDGERLAFDGSNYDNWYEPNEAYVARDEAGADFESVSAELDRTLARAGAPRWLDQDTIVAPIADEAWTRLAVCPLDGEPRRAFARQGRDRTVAAFDLAGDAVALGLTAADQPPDVYAVPGAELRENDAGGPTKRLSALNDEWLDEHGAALPDCEVVACETGEVRGSDAPASQSGASVSDDGEEIEAVVYYPADFDPDGDDTAPAVCAIHGGPMSYDAPGFRFDVTYWTSKGYVVAKPNYRGSTSYGRAFSEALKGSRGELESEDVIAAMEHLVGEGVADPDRLFCTGFSYGGITTAHVVTRTDMFAAAAPEHGIYDFYSNFGTDDNHNWHQWEFGMPWENEALYRDISSITRVDEIDTPLLITAGEQDWRCPPTQAEQLYVSVRKRGVDAKLVIYPDEHHNIGTPQRATHRIEELTEWFETHDPGVDGEANEVRD; encoded by the coding sequence ATGCAGCACGGAGTCGATCTCGAGTCGTACTACGATCTGCGGCTGCTCTCGGAGGTGTCGGTGTCGCCGGATGGCGAACGCGTCGCCTTCACCGCACAGGAGTCCGACCCGGCGGCCGACGAACACCGAACGGGATTGTACGTCGCTCCGGTGGACGGGAGCCGCGACCCGCATCGGCTCACCCGAGCCTCGTCCGCGTCGTCGCCGACGTGGGGGCCCGACGGCGACACGCTCGCGTTTCTCGCCGCGCGCGAGGAAGACCTCGACCGCAAGCGCGGCCGAGTCGACGACGGGGGCGACGAGTCGGCGGCCGACGGGAACGGCGGCGGCGACAGGAACGGCGGCGGCAACGGCGCCGGCGACGATGGCGACGCTGAGCCGAAGCCGCAGGTGTGGGCGTTCGACCTCGCGCTCGGGGGCGACGCCAGACAGCTGACCGCCTTCGAACACGGCGTCGACGGGGTCGATCTAGCGCCCGACGGGGAGCGGCTCGTCGTCGCCGCGCGCGACCCGACAGAGGAGGAGGCGGAGTACGTCGACCAGCGCGAAGACGGCGGCCCCATCGAGGTGACTCGACTCCAGCACAAGCGCGACGGCGCGGGCTGGCTCGACGACGTGACGACGTACCTCTTCGTCGGCGACCTCGACGCGGAGGCGGCCGACGCAGCCGCGTTCAGGCGCCTCGACGACGCCGCCGGCGCCGGATCGGCCGAACCGCTCGCCGGGCTCCAGCCCGCCTGGGGACCGACCGACCGCGTCGCCTTCACCACCTGCGTCGACGAGAACCCCGACGACTCCGGCGCCTACGACGTGTGCACGATCGCGCCAGACGGCGCCGAACGCCGGGTGGTCACCGACGGGAGCCTCCGGTGTGCATCGCCGACGTGGTCGCCCGACGGCGAGCGTCTCGCGTTCGACGGCAGCAACTACGACAACTGGTACGAGCCCAACGAGGCGTACGTCGCGCGCGACGAGGCCGGCGCCGACTTCGAGTCCGTGTCCGCGGAGTTGGACCGCACGCTCGCGCGCGCCGGCGCGCCGCGGTGGCTGGACCAAGACACGATCGTCGCGCCGATCGCGGACGAGGCGTGGACTCGGCTCGCGGTGTGCCCGCTGGACGGGGAGCCGCGGCGGGCGTTCGCCCGCCAGGGTCGCGACCGGACGGTCGCCGCCTTCGATCTCGCCGGCGACGCGGTCGCACTCGGCCTCACGGCCGCCGACCAGCCGCCGGACGTGTACGCCGTTCCCGGCGCCGAACTGCGCGAGAACGACGCCGGCGGCCCCACGAAGCGCCTCTCGGCGCTCAACGACGAGTGGCTCGACGAGCACGGTGCTGCGCTCCCGGACTGCGAGGTCGTCGCCTGCGAGACCGGCGAGGTTCGCGGGAGCGACGCTCCCGCGAGCCAATCGGGCGCGTCCGTTTCCGACGACGGTGAGGAGATCGAGGCGGTCGTCTACTACCCCGCCGACTTCGACCCCGACGGCGACGACACGGCGCCGGCGGTCTGCGCGATCCACGGCGGCCCGATGAGCTACGACGCGCCGGGGTTCCGGTTCGACGTGACGTACTGGACGAGCAAGGGGTACGTCGTCGCGAAGCCGAACTACCGCGGGTCGACCTCCTACGGTCGGGCGTTCTCGGAGGCGCTGAAGGGGAGCCGCGGAGAACTGGAGTCCGAGGACGTGATCGCGGCGATGGAACACCTGGTCGGCGAGGGGGTCGCAGACCCCGACCGGCTCTTCTGCACGGGGTTCAGCTACGGCGGCATCACGACCGCGCACGTCGTCACCCGGACGGACATGTTCGCCGCCGCCGCGCCAGAACACGGCATCTACGACTTCTACAGCAACTTCGGGACCGACGACAACCACAACTGGCACCAGTGGGAGTTCGGGATGCCGTGGGAGAACGAGGCGCTGTATCGCGACATCTCCTCGATCACTCGCGTCGACGAGATCGACACCCCGCTGTTGATCACCGCGGGCGAGCAGGACTGGCGGTGTCCGCCGACGCAGGCCGAACAGTTGTACGTCAGCGTCCGCAAGCGGGGCGTCGACGCGAAGCTCGTCATCTACCCGGACGAGCACCACAACATCGGAACTCCCCAGCGGGCGACGCATCGAATCGAGGAGCTGACCGAGTGGTTCGAGACCCATGATCCGGGCGTGGACGGGGAGGCGAACGAAGTGCGCGACTGA
- a CDS encoding glutaredoxin family protein: MSITLYALDGCPWCEKVHDALQAADVEYETVWTEALHSKRDEVARASGQRGVPVLVDDERGVTMNESANILEYVERTLA; encoded by the coding sequence ATGTCCATCACGTTGTATGCGCTGGACGGCTGTCCGTGGTGCGAGAAGGTCCACGACGCGCTGCAGGCGGCCGACGTGGAGTACGAGACCGTCTGGACCGAGGCGCTCCACTCGAAGCGCGACGAGGTCGCCCGCGCCAGCGGGCAGCGCGGCGTCCCCGTGCTCGTCGACGACGAGCGCGGGGTGACGATGAACGAGTCGGCGAACATCCTGGAGTACGTCGAGCGAACCCTCGCGTGA
- a CDS encoding cob(I)yrinic acid a,c-diamide adenosyltransferase, protein MTIYTGRGDEGKTDLSDMSRVSKTSPRIEAYGTVDEANALIGTIRPTGYDDVDEMLRSVQDHLHVLQADFANPDPDEDDPAVRERHTEQLEDWIDELDEELEPLRHFVLPSGSEAGATLHHARTVVRRAERRAVDLADDEPVNAEAVTYLNRLSDALFTFARVVNARDGVPEDAPDYA, encoded by the coding sequence ATGACGATCTACACGGGCCGCGGCGACGAGGGGAAGACCGATCTCAGCGACATGTCGCGGGTGTCGAAGACCTCCCCCCGGATCGAGGCGTACGGGACCGTCGACGAGGCGAACGCGCTCATCGGGACGATCCGCCCGACAGGGTACGACGACGTGGACGAGATGCTGCGGTCCGTCCAGGACCACCTCCACGTCCTGCAGGCGGACTTCGCCAACCCCGACCCGGACGAGGACGACCCCGCCGTCCGCGAGCGCCACACCGAACAGTTGGAGGACTGGATCGACGAGTTGGACGAGGAACTGGAGCCGCTCCGGCACTTCGTGTTGCCCTCCGGGAGCGAGGCCGGCGCGACGCTCCACCACGCGCGGACGGTCGTCCGCCGAGCCGAGCGTCGCGCGGTCGACCTCGCCGACGACGAGCCGGTGAACGCCGAGGCCGTGACGTATCTCAACCGGCTGTCGGACGCGCTGTTCACCTTCGCGCGCGTCGTCAACGCCCGCGATGGCGTCCCCGAGGACGCCCCCGACTACGCGTAG
- a CDS encoding DUF7553 family protein, whose amino-acid sequence MPKHFEDARYYLGRAADHAKAGVKEELEPVEERVREIVGREKEPEPSRLDRLEADLTELSKRAEGEAKEAVQQARDRLRDYRTEGDEG is encoded by the coding sequence ATGCCCAAGCACTTCGAGGACGCGCGATACTATCTCGGCCGTGCCGCAGACCACGCGAAAGCCGGCGTGAAGGAGGAACTGGAACCGGTCGAAGAGCGGGTGCGCGAGATCGTCGGTCGCGAGAAGGAGCCGGAGCCCTCCCGGCTCGACCGCCTCGAGGCTGACTTGACGGAGCTGTCGAAGCGGGCAGAGGGAGAAGCGAAAGAGGCCGTCCAGCAGGCACGCGACCGCCTCCGCGACTACCGAACCGAGGGCGACGAGGGGTAA
- a CDS encoding DUF7120 family protein produces MTKIEVDLPDRIDSEISRLAEQGEFLNRNEAIEDFLTRGLKAYDVESDASSEGEADGDLFTDAIDEQQDPAALDDDMGDEPTF; encoded by the coding sequence GTGACGAAGATCGAAGTCGACCTGCCCGACCGAATTGACAGCGAGATCTCGCGCCTCGCCGAGCAGGGGGAGTTCCTCAATCGAAACGAAGCCATCGAGGACTTCCTCACCCGCGGCCTCAAGGCGTACGACGTGGAAAGCGACGCGAGCTCCGAAGGAGAGGCCGACGGCGACCTCTTCACCGACGCGATCGACGAACAACAGGACCCGGCAGCCCTCGACGACGATATGGGCGACGAGCCGACGTTCTGA
- a CDS encoding zinc ribbon domain-containing protein, producing the protein MHSAPTVDRRVYRGVRETTVQRMGRTKEPDEVFCEACGKAIKERAELCPHCGVRNAGDAAAVGSSHNPVNYETTVGPSWYYAIAVPTLFTIPSFVLFSQQSSAQTTGLSFVFIFAFLASVFAPIIGAYFDRQYVRANSTWDPSLAWQVALFFLYPGNVVIAAFYLYRRHEVLGEP; encoded by the coding sequence ATGCACTCCGCACCGACAGTCGACCGTCGCGTATACAGAGGCGTCCGCGAAACGACGGTCCAGAGAATGGGACGGACGAAGGAGCCAGATGAAGTGTTCTGTGAAGCCTGTGGCAAGGCGATCAAGGAGCGAGCAGAGTTGTGTCCACACTGCGGCGTTCGGAACGCAGGAGACGCCGCAGCAGTTGGGAGTAGTCACAACCCCGTGAACTACGAGACGACCGTGGGACCGAGCTGGTATTACGCGATCGCCGTCCCGACGCTGTTCACGATTCCGTCATTCGTACTGTTTAGCCAGCAATCGTCCGCACAGACTACCGGGCTGTCGTTCGTGTTCATTTTCGCGTTCCTCGCGTCGGTGTTCGCTCCGATTATCGGCGCGTACTTCGACCGACAGTACGTTCGCGCGAACTCAACGTGGGACCCATCTCTTGCCTGGCAAGTCGCGCTGTTCTTCCTATACCCCGGTAATGTGGTCATCGCGGCGTTCTACCTGTACCGCCGCCACGAAGTGCTCGGAGAGCCGTGA
- a CDS encoding M48 family metallopeptidase, giving the protein MAAPSTIDLGGETVAYEVRHSARAERSRIDVGLGGVTVVIPDGAVVTPTAVLRSHAEWVLEREREAAARRERLPERRFEAGATFPYLGEPHEVVVETRSYSVASDDALRLAAHHVEDTSVKRALETLYRRLASERFESLADRHAAAMGVDYRRIEVRNQRTKWGSCSTSGTVSLNWRLLFAPPAISEYVVIHELAHRRELNHSDAFWSIVEERDPAYASHREWLRENSLQLVFDPADL; this is encoded by the coding sequence ATGGCAGCGCCGTCGACGATCGACCTCGGGGGTGAGACCGTCGCCTACGAGGTGCGTCACAGCGCGCGCGCCGAGCGATCTCGCATCGACGTGGGACTCGGGGGGGTGACGGTCGTGATCCCGGACGGCGCGGTCGTCACCCCGACAGCGGTGCTCCGCTCGCACGCCGAGTGGGTCCTTGAGCGCGAACGCGAGGCCGCCGCCCGGCGGGAGCGACTCCCGGAGCGTCGGTTCGAGGCGGGGGCGACGTTCCCGTACCTCGGCGAACCGCACGAGGTGGTCGTCGAGACGCGGTCGTACTCGGTTGCCAGCGACGACGCCCTCCGACTGGCGGCCCACCACGTCGAAGACACGTCGGTGAAGCGGGCGCTGGAGACGCTGTACCGACGGCTGGCGAGCGAGCGGTTCGAGTCTCTCGCCGACCGCCACGCGGCGGCCATGGGCGTGGACTACCGCCGGATCGAGGTGCGGAACCAGCGGACGAAGTGGGGGAGCTGCTCGACGTCGGGGACGGTCAGCCTGAACTGGCGGCTGCTGTTCGCGCCGCCGGCGATCAGCGAGTACGTCGTGATCCACGAGCTCGCACACCGCCGCGAGCTGAACCACTCCGACGCGTTCTGGTCGATCGTCGAGGAGCGCGACCCGGCGTATGCGAGCCACCGCGAGTGGCTCCGGGAGAACAGCCTCCAGTTGGTGTTCGACCCGGCGGACCTGTGA
- a CDS encoding response regulator, whose product MARRILIVDDSGFQRTLIRGILEDDFDVVGEAENGSEAVDLFEETRPDLVTMDIMMPEVNGIEATSDIKERDPGACVVMCTSVEQRDQMRQAVKAGADGYVTKPVEEDTLRSEVESALAS is encoded by the coding sequence ATGGCGAGACGGATCCTCATCGTGGACGACTCCGGCTTTCAGCGAACGCTCATCCGGGGGATCCTCGAGGACGACTTCGATGTCGTCGGCGAGGCCGAGAACGGTTCTGAGGCGGTCGACCTGTTCGAGGAGACCCGGCCGGATCTGGTCACGATGGACATCATGATGCCCGAGGTGAACGGGATCGAGGCGACCAGCGACATCAAAGAGCGCGATCCCGGCGCGTGCGTCGTGATGTGTACCAGCGTCGAGCAGCGCGACCAGATGCGGCAGGCGGTGAAGGCGGGCGCCGACGGCTACGTCACGAAGCCGGTCGAAGAGGACACGCTGCGCTCGGAGGTCGAAAGCGCGCTCGCATCCTGA
- a CDS encoding globin-coupled sensor protein has product MAGTLGYMGSREPRTDAEAGGDRSRATERRDDAGRADDRTKQGRHSGTQTDGGVAGAGGSPLDGPGTDGPPGGSSGFMVSDADRRGVDGADLAARLGLDEADIRKRKRYSRLSPSDEETLSSLEPLLEDLAPALVDEFYDHFTDHEETNAIFGRSSKGIEALKRTQRQYLTDLAGGDYGEDYFQRRARIGKLHDMLDLGPRVYFSGYSIYYEGLMDALADEARSEAGVEPASPGDDALARFTDRLLPLLKLLLLDQQVAMDTYIDSYVQQMETEIERRRELTDEVTREVEAPLDDIGDAAAGVASNADELAGLAELQADRMADAEAEVGTLSANVEEVAASAEQVAQVSGDAETLAEEGVDAAGDARDTMEDIEAATDEVTDDLDDLRERVGEIDEVVSVLDGIADQTNLLALNANIEAARAGEAGDGFAVVADEVKSLAEESQQRAGEIESLVENIQTGAEDTVESLERTEERIQDGVDRVDEAMERLDSIAEAIREAASGVEEVARAADSQASTTEAVASLVEEASTEAAAVRRNVEEIADAADDQRVRLDRVSDAVGRLTDESSQ; this is encoded by the coding sequence GTGGCGGGGACGCTCGGGTACATGGGATCGCGGGAACCACGGACCGACGCCGAAGCGGGCGGCGATCGCAGTCGAGCAACCGAACGACGCGACGACGCAGGGCGAGCGGACGACCGGACGAAACAGGGCAGACACTCGGGGACGCAAACGGACGGCGGCGTCGCGGGCGCCGGCGGGTCGCCCCTGGACGGACCGGGCACCGACGGACCGCCAGGCGGCTCATCCGGCTTCATGGTGAGCGATGCCGATCGCCGCGGCGTCGACGGGGCCGACCTGGCCGCGCGGCTCGGCCTCGACGAGGCTGACATCCGAAAGCGAAAGCGGTACAGCAGACTCTCTCCGAGCGACGAGGAGACGCTCTCGTCGCTCGAACCGCTGCTGGAAGACCTCGCGCCGGCGTTGGTCGACGAGTTCTACGACCACTTCACCGACCACGAGGAGACGAACGCGATCTTCGGCCGGTCGAGTAAGGGGATCGAGGCGCTGAAGCGGACCCAGCGACAGTACCTGACCGACCTCGCCGGCGGCGATTACGGGGAGGACTACTTCCAGCGGCGCGCCCGGATCGGAAAGCTCCACGACATGCTGGACCTGGGCCCGCGGGTGTACTTCTCGGGCTACAGCATCTACTACGAGGGACTGATGGACGCACTCGCCGACGAGGCCCGTTCCGAGGCGGGCGTGGAGCCGGCGTCGCCGGGCGACGACGCCCTCGCGCGGTTTACCGACCGACTGCTCCCGCTGTTGAAACTGCTGCTGTTGGACCAGCAGGTCGCGATGGACACGTACATCGACTCGTACGTCCAGCAGATGGAGACGGAGATCGAACGACGACGGGAACTAACCGACGAGGTGACGCGGGAAGTCGAGGCGCCGCTCGACGACATCGGCGACGCGGCCGCCGGCGTTGCGAGCAACGCCGACGAGCTGGCGGGGTTGGCGGAGCTGCAGGCCGATCGGATGGCCGACGCGGAGGCCGAGGTCGGGACGCTCTCGGCGAACGTCGAGGAGGTGGCCGCGAGCGCCGAACAGGTCGCCCAGGTCTCCGGAGACGCCGAGACGCTCGCCGAGGAGGGCGTCGACGCCGCCGGCGACGCTCGCGACACGATGGAGGACATCGAGGCGGCGACCGACGAGGTGACCGACGACCTCGACGACCTCCGCGAGCGGGTGGGCGAGATCGACGAGGTCGTGTCGGTCCTCGACGGGATCGCCGACCAGACGAACCTCCTCGCGCTCAACGCGAACATCGAGGCGGCCCGCGCGGGCGAGGCGGGCGACGGCTTCGCGGTCGTCGCAGACGAGGTGAAAAGCCTCGCTGAGGAGTCCCAACAGCGCGCCGGGGAGATCGAATCACTCGTCGAGAACATCCAGACCGGCGCCGAGGACACCGTCGAGAGCCTCGAACGGACCGAAGAGCGGATTCAGGACGGAGTCGACCGCGTCGACGAGGCGATGGAGCGACTCGATAGCATCGCCGAGGCGATCCGGGAAGCCGCCTCCGGCGTGGAGGAGGTGGCGCGAGCCGCCGACTCTCAGGCGTCGACAACCGAAGCGGTCGCTTCGCTGGTCGAGGAGGCCAGCACCGAGGCCGCGGCGGTTCGGCGCAACGTCGAGGAGATCGCCGACGCGGCCGACGACCAACGGGTCCGGCTCGACCGCGTCAGCGACGCTGTCGGCCGACTCACCGACGAGTCTAGCCAGTGA
- a CDS encoding CopG family ribbon-helix-helix protein — protein sequence MGVVSVSMPDSLVDRIDEFTEEHGYTGRSEFLREAARDLLGEFEDRTLEDRELMGIVTVVFDYEGTAVEERMMQLRHEHEEIVASNFHSHVGDHNCMELFILEGNLEQISTFVGKIRATTDTKTVDYSVTPIGDAEGIV from the coding sequence ATGGGTGTCGTCAGCGTCTCGATGCCGGACAGCCTCGTCGACCGAATCGACGAGTTCACTGAGGAGCACGGCTACACCGGTCGCAGCGAGTTCCTCCGTGAGGCAGCCAGGGACCTCCTCGGCGAGTTCGAAGACCGCACGCTCGAGGACCGCGAGCTGATGGGTATCGTCACCGTGGTGTTCGACTACGAGGGGACGGCCGTCGAGGAACGGATGATGCAGCTTCGACACGAACACGAGGAGATCGTCGCCTCGAACTTCCACAGCCACGTCGGCGACCACAACTGCATGGAGCTGTTCATCCTCGAGGGCAACCTCGAACAGATCTCGACGTTCGTCGGGAAGATCCGCGCGACGACGGACACGAAGACGGTCGACTACTCGGTCACGCCCATCGGCGACGCCGAGGGGATCGTCTGA